The stretch of DNA TACTGGAATCGACATGAACAAACGTCCAAAGGACATGACTTTCCAAGAAGCAGAAGCTATTGTTCACTGCTTTAAGAAAATGAAATTCATGGCTCCGCCAACAGATGGACTTATACCAATCGGGTCTGACCAAATCGAAAAAGGTATGAAACAAATCCTTCAGCCAGAATTTGTAGCAACAATTACAAGAAAACCTGTAACCTACCAAGGTGGTGTTTCATTCATTATTGAAGCAGGTCTTGCTTATGGTGGAAATGCAGGTAGGGTTGTAAACGAACAAAGAAAATCTGAAATTATGAGATTTGCTAATAGAGTTCCTTTAACATTCGATGCAGGAAGCTGTGCTATTACAGAAGCACTCAAAAGTATTGATTGGAAACGTTACGGTCTTAAAGACTTAGATAACACTCCATTAACATTATTTGTAAACATTATCTCAACACAGGTACCTTATCTTTCAACTGGTAAACAAAGTGTATCTCCAGAACCTGAGATTGTTCAAGAAATCAGACAGGCCACAATGAAATTAGCTCGTAAACTTCAAAAACATATCAGAGCTAAAAAAGCAGCAAAAGAAAAGGAAAAACGTTCAAAAGTATTCGAAGAATATGTTCCTGTAATTATCGAAGAAGCTGCAAAACTTGGTGAAACTGGAGTTCCTGAATATCAGGACGTTTTAGCAAAAGTTACAAAAAGAGCTCTTGCAGAATTGCTTGGTGAAACAGTTGAGGAAGAAGAGGAAGAAGAAGAACTTGATGCACTCATCATGGAAGAAGTTGATGAATTTGGACACGTTGTTGAAGAGGGCCAATCTTCATTAGACACATTCCAAGAAGAGGAAGAAGAGGAATTTGATGAATAGGTGATTTAAATGGTTAAAGTTGAACAAGAAGGTAAATCCCATAAAGAACTAAGAAAAGAATACACCTACAACAAATTAAAAGGATTAGGGCAAGAAATCATTGAAGAAATTGAAAAACAAAAAGTTCCTTCAATAAGAGTCCCATCCAGAGGTACCGGGAACATTGTTTATGATGATGCTAAAAGATACTACGTATTAGGGGATAGGTACGGTAGAAGATCCTTAGGAAATGTGAAACAAATCAGAAAATTAG from Methanobrevibacter sp. YE315 encodes:
- the top6B gene encoding DNA topoisomerase VI subunit B: MPENEPGLDWRNDFKNLTPSEFFRKNKQMLGFTGKIRSLTIVFHELITNSFDAAEEAGILPEIDIELKRIDKEHYILRHKDNGPGIPEDYVMRVYCSMFAGSKFRNIQSRGQQGLGCSGCVLLSQMTTGKPARVISCYKENGEIKGVKMKFQMDVKNNRGILMEREDYPAESTGVCIELQFKEVSYSLAEQGAFEYIRRTMIGNPHAKITFRDPSGHKYIFKRAADIVPVLPKEVLPHPKGVSADDIMTMAQNTDSRRYKSMLTSSLSRMSNKRVDEISEVTGIDMNKRPKDMTFQEAEAIVHCFKKMKFMAPPTDGLIPIGSDQIEKGMKQILQPEFVATITRKPVTYQGGVSFIIEAGLAYGGNAGRVVNEQRKSEIMRFANRVPLTFDAGSCAITEALKSIDWKRYGLKDLDNTPLTLFVNIISTQVPYLSTGKQSVSPEPEIVQEIRQATMKLARKLQKHIRAKKAAKEKEKRSKVFEEYVPVIIEEAAKLGETGVPEYQDVLAKVTKRALAELLGETVEEEEEEEELDALIMEEVDEFGHVVEEGQSSLDTFQEEEEEEFDE